One part of the Ornithodoros turicata isolate Travis chromosome 2, ASM3712646v1, whole genome shotgun sequence genome encodes these proteins:
- the LOC135386184 gene encoding sodium-dependent phosphate transport protein 2B-like isoform X3, whose product MAETQRKDEVHELQPGSSEDAGQVQQEASSRKDVSGIRGPQGSEAIGWPQSAESAPGPGAQGSKGIVMAEESPRTPKIAGGLRPQGTEEPREASCAERIQNARGSQELQGAEEPRRDLSAPGVPGTKEAVGSPTGLELAPAPSATTLNSDVVPIKTSPRPALEDVPSVTVPEVRELRYVTIFTSVLILVAAIYGLLVALDLLSASFKLIGGRTAGRALSDSQLLKNPIVGLMTGVLVTVLIQSSSSSTSLTVSMVGSNYVLEVISAKFLLLIADKGGVQKAEFLSVLTKPLVKLIVRIDKKTLELIALGDPAANNRTILLECCKKNGTECLQKCMSLFNLLALGDTATGILCFLLSVTSILLAFYFIVKVLTKLTRSPLVRVLTQFINKDFAFPMSMLVGYLSIALGCGITFIFQSSSAFTSALLPFAALGLLDITRVYPLTLGSNVGTTATGLIAAMAGSPVHRQDAIQIALCHTFFNVIGILIFYPLPCLRVPIFLARRMGSTSGRYRWFVLLYLLLMFLVFPITVLLISLLGDVVLVLTMVTAISLFCLVLLINVLQDKYPWVLPSVLRTWDFLPLWMRSLRPMDKFFTAHLENVKCLQMFLNECSYIT is encoded by the exons ATGGCAG AAACGCAACGAAAAGATGAAGTTCACGAGCTTCAACCCGGAAGTTCAGAAGATGCTGGACAAGTTCAGCAAGAGGCTTCAAG CAGGAAGGATGTGTCGGGCATTCGAGGACCACAAGGCTCTGAAGCTATAGGGTGGCCTCAAAGTGCAGAAAGCGCACCAGGTCCAGGAGCACAAGGATCGAAAGGAATCGTAATGGCTGAAGAGTCCCCAAGAACACCCAAGATAGCAGGTGGACTACGACCACAAGGTACCGAAGAACCACGAGAGGCTTCATGTGCCGAAAGGATACAGAATGCGCGAGGGTCACAAGAACTACAGGGCGCGGAGGAGCCACGACGGGACTTAAGTGCGCCTGGGGTGCCAGGAACAAAAGAGGCTGTGGGGTCACCGACGGGACTTGAGCTAGCACCGGCGCCGTCGGCTACTACTCTTAATTCTGATG TCGTGCCCATAAAGACTTCGCCCCGCCCCGCCTTGGAGGATGTTCCATCTGTTACGGTGCCTG AGGTACGAGAACTGAGGTACGTCACTATCTTTACATCCGTGTTGATCCTGGTGGCCGCCATCTACGGTCTCCTAGTGGCCCTTGACCTGTTAAGCGCATCATTCAAGCTGATTGGAGGCCGCACGGCGGGACGTGCTCTGTCAGATTCCCAGCTCCTCAAGAACCCTATCGTGGGTCTCATGACCGGCGTCCTGGTGACTGTACTAATACAGAGCTCATCGTCTTCCACATCACTTACGGTCTCTATGGTTGGCTCTAACT ATGTGTTGGAAGTCATCTCGGCCAAGTTCTTGCTGCTCATAGCAGACAAGGGTGGCGTGCAGAAGGCAGAATTTTTGTCAGTCCTCACCAAGCCGCTGGTCAAGCTGATCGTGCGG ATTGACAAGAAGACTCTTGAACTGATCGCTTTGGGAGATCCAGCAGCAAATAACAGAACCATCCTTTTGGAGTGCTGCAAGAAAAATGGAACAGAGTGCTTACAGAAAT GCATGTCCTTGTTCAATCTGCTTGCCCTGGGCGACACTGCAACTGGAATCCTGTGCTTTCTGCTCTCTGTAACGAGCATCCTCCTCGCCTTCTACTTCATAGTCAAGGTGCTGACGAAATTGACGCGCTCGCCATTGGTACGCGTCCTCACTCAGTTCATCAACAAGGACTTCGCGTTTCCTATGTCTATGCTGGTGGGCTACCTGAGCATCGCTCTCGGCTGTGGCATCACTTTCATCTTCCAGAGCAGTTCGGCCTTCACATCCGCCCTGCTACCATTCGCTGCCCTGGGCTTGCTGGACATAACGAGGGTGTATCCGCTCACGCTGGGCTCGAACGTCGGCACGACGGCAACGGGTTTGATAGCCGCAATGGCAGGGTCGCCAGTCCACCGGCAGGATGCTATTCAGATAGCACTGTGTCACACTTTCTTCAACGTCATCGGCATCCTCATATTCTACCCTCTGCCATGTCTCAG GGTTCCAATCTTCCTGGCGAGGCGCATGGGGAGCACGAGTGGACGTTACCGGTGGTTCGTGCTCCTCTACTTGTTGCTCATGTTCCTCGTGTTCCCTATCACGGTACTCCTCATTTCTTTGCTCGGAGACGTCGTCCTGGTACTCACAATGGTCACTGCCATCTCGCTATTTTGCCTGGTTCTACTCATCAATGTACTCCAGGACAAATATCCGTGG GTGCTTCCATCAGTACTGCGCACGTGGGATTTCCTTCCACTATGGATGCGATCCCTCCGTCCAATGGACAAATTCTTCACCGCCCACTTGGAGAACGTCAAGTGCCTGCAGATGTTTCTCAATGAATGCTCCTACATAACCTGA
- the LOC135386184 gene encoding sodium-dependent phosphate transport protein 2B-like isoform X1, which yields MAETQRKDEVHELQPGSSEDAGQVQQEASSRKDVSGIRGPQGSEAIGWPQSAESAPGPGAQGSKGIVMAEESPRTPKIAGGLRPQGTEEPREASCAERIQNARGSQELQGAEEPRRDLSAPGVPGTKEAVGSPTGLELAPAPSATTLNSDVVPIKTSPRPALEDVPSVTVPEVRELRYVTIFTSVLILVAAIYGLLVALDLLSASFKLIGGRTAGRALSDSQLLKNPIVGLMTGVLVTVLIQSSSSSTSLTVSMVGSNLLSVRHAVPIIMGANVGTSVTNTMVSLMHVKRRDEFCRGFAAATVHDIFNWLTVIVILPCEVAFHVLEVISAKFLLLIADKGGVQKAEFLSVLTKPLVKLIVRIDKKTLELIALGDPAANNRTILLECCKKNGTECLQKCMSLFNLLALGDTATGILCFLLSVTSILLAFYFIVKVLTKLTRSPLVRVLTQFINKDFAFPMSMLVGYLSIALGCGITFIFQSSSAFTSALLPFAALGLLDITRVYPLTLGSNVGTTATGLIAAMAGSPVHRQDAIQIALCHTFFNVIGILIFYPLPCLRVPIFLARRMGSTSGRYRWFVLLYLLLMFLVFPITVLLISLLGDVVLVLTMVTAISLFCLVLLINVLQDKYPWVLPSVLRTWDFLPLWMRSLRPMDKFFTAHLENVKCLQMFLNECSYIT from the exons ATGGCAG AAACGCAACGAAAAGATGAAGTTCACGAGCTTCAACCCGGAAGTTCAGAAGATGCTGGACAAGTTCAGCAAGAGGCTTCAAG CAGGAAGGATGTGTCGGGCATTCGAGGACCACAAGGCTCTGAAGCTATAGGGTGGCCTCAAAGTGCAGAAAGCGCACCAGGTCCAGGAGCACAAGGATCGAAAGGAATCGTAATGGCTGAAGAGTCCCCAAGAACACCCAAGATAGCAGGTGGACTACGACCACAAGGTACCGAAGAACCACGAGAGGCTTCATGTGCCGAAAGGATACAGAATGCGCGAGGGTCACAAGAACTACAGGGCGCGGAGGAGCCACGACGGGACTTAAGTGCGCCTGGGGTGCCAGGAACAAAAGAGGCTGTGGGGTCACCGACGGGACTTGAGCTAGCACCGGCGCCGTCGGCTACTACTCTTAATTCTGATG TCGTGCCCATAAAGACTTCGCCCCGCCCCGCCTTGGAGGATGTTCCATCTGTTACGGTGCCTG AGGTACGAGAACTGAGGTACGTCACTATCTTTACATCCGTGTTGATCCTGGTGGCCGCCATCTACGGTCTCCTAGTGGCCCTTGACCTGTTAAGCGCATCATTCAAGCTGATTGGAGGCCGCACGGCGGGACGTGCTCTGTCAGATTCCCAGCTCCTCAAGAACCCTATCGTGGGTCTCATGACCGGCGTCCTGGTGACTGTACTAATACAGAGCTCATCGTCTTCCACATCACTTACGGTCTCTATGGTTGGCTCTAACT TGCTCTCTGTGCGTCATGCCGTTCCTATCATCATGGGAGCCAATGTGGGCACGTCCGTAACCAACACCATGGTGTCTCTGATGCACGTGAAGAGGCGAGACGAGTTTTGCCGGGGCTTTGCCGCAGCTACAGTTCATGATATATTCAACTGGCTCACAGTCATCGTCATCCTGCCGTGCGAAGTGGCTTTCC ATGTGTTGGAAGTCATCTCGGCCAAGTTCTTGCTGCTCATAGCAGACAAGGGTGGCGTGCAGAAGGCAGAATTTTTGTCAGTCCTCACCAAGCCGCTGGTCAAGCTGATCGTGCGG ATTGACAAGAAGACTCTTGAACTGATCGCTTTGGGAGATCCAGCAGCAAATAACAGAACCATCCTTTTGGAGTGCTGCAAGAAAAATGGAACAGAGTGCTTACAGAAAT GCATGTCCTTGTTCAATCTGCTTGCCCTGGGCGACACTGCAACTGGAATCCTGTGCTTTCTGCTCTCTGTAACGAGCATCCTCCTCGCCTTCTACTTCATAGTCAAGGTGCTGACGAAATTGACGCGCTCGCCATTGGTACGCGTCCTCACTCAGTTCATCAACAAGGACTTCGCGTTTCCTATGTCTATGCTGGTGGGCTACCTGAGCATCGCTCTCGGCTGTGGCATCACTTTCATCTTCCAGAGCAGTTCGGCCTTCACATCCGCCCTGCTACCATTCGCTGCCCTGGGCTTGCTGGACATAACGAGGGTGTATCCGCTCACGCTGGGCTCGAACGTCGGCACGACGGCAACGGGTTTGATAGCCGCAATGGCAGGGTCGCCAGTCCACCGGCAGGATGCTATTCAGATAGCACTGTGTCACACTTTCTTCAACGTCATCGGCATCCTCATATTCTACCCTCTGCCATGTCTCAG GGTTCCAATCTTCCTGGCGAGGCGCATGGGGAGCACGAGTGGACGTTACCGGTGGTTCGTGCTCCTCTACTTGTTGCTCATGTTCCTCGTGTTCCCTATCACGGTACTCCTCATTTCTTTGCTCGGAGACGTCGTCCTGGTACTCACAATGGTCACTGCCATCTCGCTATTTTGCCTGGTTCTACTCATCAATGTACTCCAGGACAAATATCCGTGG GTGCTTCCATCAGTACTGCGCACGTGGGATTTCCTTCCACTATGGATGCGATCCCTCCGTCCAATGGACAAATTCTTCACCGCCCACTTGGAGAACGTCAAGTGCCTGCAGATGTTTCTCAATGAATGCTCCTACATAACCTGA
- the LOC135386184 gene encoding sodium-dependent phosphate transport protein 2B-like isoform X2 has product MAETQRKDEVHELQPGSSEDAGQVQQEASRKDVSGIRGPQGSEAIGWPQSAESAPGPGAQGSKGIVMAEESPRTPKIAGGLRPQGTEEPREASCAERIQNARGSQELQGAEEPRRDLSAPGVPGTKEAVGSPTGLELAPAPSATTLNSDVVPIKTSPRPALEDVPSVTVPEVRELRYVTIFTSVLILVAAIYGLLVALDLLSASFKLIGGRTAGRALSDSQLLKNPIVGLMTGVLVTVLIQSSSSSTSLTVSMVGSNLLSVRHAVPIIMGANVGTSVTNTMVSLMHVKRRDEFCRGFAAATVHDIFNWLTVIVILPCEVAFHVLEVISAKFLLLIADKGGVQKAEFLSVLTKPLVKLIVRIDKKTLELIALGDPAANNRTILLECCKKNGTECLQKCMSLFNLLALGDTATGILCFLLSVTSILLAFYFIVKVLTKLTRSPLVRVLTQFINKDFAFPMSMLVGYLSIALGCGITFIFQSSSAFTSALLPFAALGLLDITRVYPLTLGSNVGTTATGLIAAMAGSPVHRQDAIQIALCHTFFNVIGILIFYPLPCLRVPIFLARRMGSTSGRYRWFVLLYLLLMFLVFPITVLLISLLGDVVLVLTMVTAISLFCLVLLINVLQDKYPWVLPSVLRTWDFLPLWMRSLRPMDKFFTAHLENVKCLQMFLNECSYIT; this is encoded by the exons ATGGCAG AAACGCAACGAAAAGATGAAGTTCACGAGCTTCAACCCGGAAGTTCAGAAGATGCTGGACAAGTTCAGCAAGAGGCTTCAAG GAAGGATGTGTCGGGCATTCGAGGACCACAAGGCTCTGAAGCTATAGGGTGGCCTCAAAGTGCAGAAAGCGCACCAGGTCCAGGAGCACAAGGATCGAAAGGAATCGTAATGGCTGAAGAGTCCCCAAGAACACCCAAGATAGCAGGTGGACTACGACCACAAGGTACCGAAGAACCACGAGAGGCTTCATGTGCCGAAAGGATACAGAATGCGCGAGGGTCACAAGAACTACAGGGCGCGGAGGAGCCACGACGGGACTTAAGTGCGCCTGGGGTGCCAGGAACAAAAGAGGCTGTGGGGTCACCGACGGGACTTGAGCTAGCACCGGCGCCGTCGGCTACTACTCTTAATTCTGATG TCGTGCCCATAAAGACTTCGCCCCGCCCCGCCTTGGAGGATGTTCCATCTGTTACGGTGCCTG AGGTACGAGAACTGAGGTACGTCACTATCTTTACATCCGTGTTGATCCTGGTGGCCGCCATCTACGGTCTCCTAGTGGCCCTTGACCTGTTAAGCGCATCATTCAAGCTGATTGGAGGCCGCACGGCGGGACGTGCTCTGTCAGATTCCCAGCTCCTCAAGAACCCTATCGTGGGTCTCATGACCGGCGTCCTGGTGACTGTACTAATACAGAGCTCATCGTCTTCCACATCACTTACGGTCTCTATGGTTGGCTCTAACT TGCTCTCTGTGCGTCATGCCGTTCCTATCATCATGGGAGCCAATGTGGGCACGTCCGTAACCAACACCATGGTGTCTCTGATGCACGTGAAGAGGCGAGACGAGTTTTGCCGGGGCTTTGCCGCAGCTACAGTTCATGATATATTCAACTGGCTCACAGTCATCGTCATCCTGCCGTGCGAAGTGGCTTTCC ATGTGTTGGAAGTCATCTCGGCCAAGTTCTTGCTGCTCATAGCAGACAAGGGTGGCGTGCAGAAGGCAGAATTTTTGTCAGTCCTCACCAAGCCGCTGGTCAAGCTGATCGTGCGG ATTGACAAGAAGACTCTTGAACTGATCGCTTTGGGAGATCCAGCAGCAAATAACAGAACCATCCTTTTGGAGTGCTGCAAGAAAAATGGAACAGAGTGCTTACAGAAAT GCATGTCCTTGTTCAATCTGCTTGCCCTGGGCGACACTGCAACTGGAATCCTGTGCTTTCTGCTCTCTGTAACGAGCATCCTCCTCGCCTTCTACTTCATAGTCAAGGTGCTGACGAAATTGACGCGCTCGCCATTGGTACGCGTCCTCACTCAGTTCATCAACAAGGACTTCGCGTTTCCTATGTCTATGCTGGTGGGCTACCTGAGCATCGCTCTCGGCTGTGGCATCACTTTCATCTTCCAGAGCAGTTCGGCCTTCACATCCGCCCTGCTACCATTCGCTGCCCTGGGCTTGCTGGACATAACGAGGGTGTATCCGCTCACGCTGGGCTCGAACGTCGGCACGACGGCAACGGGTTTGATAGCCGCAATGGCAGGGTCGCCAGTCCACCGGCAGGATGCTATTCAGATAGCACTGTGTCACACTTTCTTCAACGTCATCGGCATCCTCATATTCTACCCTCTGCCATGTCTCAG GGTTCCAATCTTCCTGGCGAGGCGCATGGGGAGCACGAGTGGACGTTACCGGTGGTTCGTGCTCCTCTACTTGTTGCTCATGTTCCTCGTGTTCCCTATCACGGTACTCCTCATTTCTTTGCTCGGAGACGTCGTCCTGGTACTCACAATGGTCACTGCCATCTCGCTATTTTGCCTGGTTCTACTCATCAATGTACTCCAGGACAAATATCCGTGG GTGCTTCCATCAGTACTGCGCACGTGGGATTTCCTTCCACTATGGATGCGATCCCTCCGTCCAATGGACAAATTCTTCACCGCCCACTTGGAGAACGTCAAGTGCCTGCAGATGTTTCTCAATGAATGCTCCTACATAACCTGA